In bacterium, the genomic window CGCGGGACGGCGACGTCGTGCAGCCGAGGGTCCGCGCGGCGCTGGAGCTCGCCCCGCTGCCCGCAGGCGTGAGCCAGAACGCGGCGGACGCGACGGCCGCGGGCACCGCGGCGGCGGGTCCCGCCCGCGAAGGAGGCACCGCCTGATGTCGACCGACCTGATGACCGGGCTCTACGTGTTCGTCCTGGCCGCGTTCCTCGGCTTCGAGGTGATCCGCCGGGTCTCGCCGCTCCTCCACACGCCGCTGATGTCGCTCACCAACGCGATCTCGGCCATCGCGGTGATCGGATCGCTGGTGATGGCCGGCGAGCAGCGGACCACGCTCAGTACCATCCTCGGCACCCTGGCCGTCACGGCCTCCATGACCAACGTCGTCGGCGGGTTTCTGATCACCGACCGCATGCTCCGGATGTTCAAGCGGAAGT contains:
- a CDS encoding NAD(P) transhydrogenase subunit alpha, with translation MSTDLMTGLYVFVLAAFLGFEVIRRVSPLLHTPLMSLTNAISAIAVIGSLVMAGEQRTTLSTILGTLAVTASMTNVVGGFLITDRMLRMFKRK